From a region of the Triticum aestivum cultivar Chinese Spring chromosome 7D, IWGSC CS RefSeq v2.1, whole genome shotgun sequence genome:
- the LOC123165334 gene encoding probable aminotransferase ACS12, whose product MSRKGDRADKKPHPRSPRGAGGDREGGGRQRRADGGMRIVVPLQGVVQGRGGLVLGSLIPCALFYFLQLYIKRNRPPPGSPTAASSAAPAAAGPLSPIHRSLSRGLLSPRALPALSARGAVVRAGDEDSLYYAGLRRCADDPYHPASNPSGVIQLGLAENHLSLDLVREWMEEHAGPAMTPGGGAEERDLTISGLATYQPYDGILALKMAVAGFMRQIMQESVSFDPSQMVITSGATPAMEILSFCLADPGNAFLVPSPYYPGWDRDIKWRTGIELIPVPCRSTDNFNISITALEIAYNQAKKRGVRVRGVLISNPSNPTGSFVPKQTLRDLLDFATEKNIHLISDEVFAGSTFGSGEFVSVAELVNELEDFDRGRVHIIYGLSKDLSLAGFRVGIIYSYNESIVEAAAKIARFSSVSTPTQRLLVAMLSDQKFISNYLKVNRERLRKAYNLLVDALKQVGIECFKSSGGFYCWADMSKFIRSYSEKGERRLWDRLLEEAKVNVTPGSSCHCIEPGWFRCCFTTLREQDIPVVVERLRRVTDGHKSNR is encoded by the exons ATGAGCAGGAAGGGCGACCGCGCCGACAAGAAGCCGCACCCGAGATCACCGCGCGGCGCCGGGGGCGACAGGGAGGGCGGCGGCCGGCAGCGGAGGGCCGACGGGGGGATGCGCATCGTGGTGCCGCTGCAGGGGGTGGTGCAGGGCCGCGGCGGGCTCGTCCTCGGCTCCCTCATCCCCTGCGCCCTCTTCTACTTCCTCCAGCTCTACATCAAGCGCAACCGCCCGCCGCCGGGCTCCCccaccgcggcctcctccgccgcgcccGCCGCGGCGGGCCCGCTCTCGCCGATCCACCGCTCCCTCTCGCGGGGCCTGCTCTCCCCGCGCGCGCTCCCGGCCCTCTCCGCCCGCGGCGCCGTCGTCCGCGCCGGGGACGAGGACTCCCTCTACTACGCCGGCCTCCGCCGCTGCGCCGACGACCCCTACCACCCCGCCTCCAACCCCTCCGGCGTCATCCAGCTCGGCCTCGCCGAGAACCAC CTGTCCCTGGATTTGGTGAGGGAGTGGATGGAGGAGCACGCGGGGCCGGCGATGACGCCGGGCGGAGGCGCCGAGGAGAGGGACCTCACCATCAGCGGGCTCGCCACGTACCAGCCATACGACGGGATACTTGCCTTGAAGATG GCTGTTGCTGGATTTATGAGGCAAATAATGCAAGAGTCAGTATCCTTTGATCCATCTCAAATGGTGATAACATCTGGTGCGACGCCTGCAATGGAAATACTGAGCTTCTGTCTTGCTGATCCAGGAAATGCATTTCTTGTTCCGTCACCGTACTACCCTGG GTGGGACAGGGATATAAAATGGCGAACCGGTATTGAGTTGATTCCTGTTCCTTGCCGTAGCACCGACAACTTTAACATCAGTATCACTGCTCTAGAAATAGCGTATAATCAGGCAAAGAAGCGAGGGGTGAGGGTTCGTGGGGTTCTCATATCTAATCCTTCCAACCCCACAGGAAGCTTTGTGCCCAAGCAAACACTGCGCGATCTTCTAGATTTTGCTACAGAGAAGAATATACACTTAATTTCTGATGAAGTATTTGCCGGTTCAACATTCGGAAGTGGTGAATTTGTCAGTGTGGCAGAGCTTGTGAACGAGCTAGAAGACTTTGACAGAGGCAGGGTTCACATAATCTACGGGCTCTCAAAAGACCTATCTCTTGCAGGGTTTCGAGTCGGAATCATATATTCGTATAACGAAAGCATTGTGGAGGCAGCTGCCAAGATTGCCAGATTCTCATCTGTGTCGACCCCGACCCAGCGCCTTCTTGTTGCCATGCTTTCGGACCAGAAGTTTATTTCAAATTACCTGAAAGTTAACAGAGAGAGGCTGCGCAAGGCGTACAATCTGCTCGTTGATGCTTTGAAACAGGTGGGCATCGAGTGCTTCAAGAGCAGCGGAGGGTTCTACTGCTGGGCAGACATGAGCAAGTTCATCCGGTCTTACAGTGAGAAAGGGGAACGCAGGCTTTGGGACAGGCTGTTGGAGGAGGCGAAGGTCAATGTCACCCCAGGTTCATCTTGCCATTGCATTGAGCCTGGTTGGTTTAGGTGCTGTTTCACAACGTTGAGGGAGCAGGATATTCCTGTGGTGGTGGAAAGGCTCAGGAGGGTCACAGATGGCCACAAATCAAACCGCTGA
- the LOC123168872 gene encoding peptidyl-prolyl cis-trans isomerase CYP18-1, translating to MSVTLHTNLGDIKVEVHCDQVPRTAENFLALCASGYYDGTVFHRNIKGFMVQGGDPTGTGKGGASIWGGKFADEFREALKHGARGTLSMANSGPNTNGSQFFITYAKQPHLNGHYTVFAKVIHGFDVLDLMEKTPTGPADRPLAEIRLNRVTVHANPLAG from the exons atg TCGGTGACGCTGCACACGAACCTGGGGGACATCAAGGTGGAGGTGCACTGCGACCAGGTGCCGCGGACGGCGGAGAACTTCCTGGCCCTCTGCGCCAGCGGCTACTACGACGGCACCGTCTTCCACCGCAACATCAAGGGGTTCATGGTGCAGGGCGGCGACCCGACGGGGACCGGCAAGGGCGGCGCCTCCATCTGGGGCGGCAAGTTCGCGGACGAGTTCCGGGAGGCGCTCAAGCACGGCGCCCGGGGCACCCTCTCCATGGCCAACTCCGGGCCCAACACCAACGGCAGCCAGTTCTTCATCACCTACGCCAAGCAGCCCCACCTCAACGGCCACTACACCGTCTTCGCCAAGGTCATCCACGGCTTCGACGTGCTCGACCTCATGGAGAAGACCCCCACCGGCCCCGCCGACCGCCCCCTCGCCGAGATCAGGCTCAACCGCGTCACCGTCCACGCCAACCCGCTCGCCGGATAG